In the Triticum aestivum cultivar Chinese Spring chromosome 2B, IWGSC CS RefSeq v2.1, whole genome shotgun sequence genome, TGTCAATCTCGATTGGGCTCCCTATTGCACGTCATTGCATTTCTTTCGTGTTGGTTCTCCTTCGGTTGCCTACCGCATGGCCGTTGTAGCATATTTTTTATTTGTAAAAGGTAGATTGGTTGCATGATAGATTTAAGAGAAATATAGATTGAAAATTTTCACGTATTTAAAAAGATGTTcaggaattttaaaaatgttcatgaactaaAAAAATATCCACaaaattataaaaatgttcatgggtTTATAAATTGTCACGAATTAAATTTTTTCattaatttgaaaaatattcaaaaataTGAAACTGTTCACGAATTTGAATAAATATTCGCTAATTTTGGAGGTTATTTTATATATTTAAAAGTATTTATACAAAATTTAAAGCTAagaccaaagaaaaaagaaaaatggagaaatagaaaaaataaaatgaaaccGGCAAGACAGTTGAGAAacacagaaaaaaaggaaaatgggCGAAGAACCTGCTAGAACGTTATCTTTTTTTTGAACACATGCTAGAAGGTTGTCGAAAACCCGCTCTGGCGGTGACAGGAGGCAGGCCCAGTACTGTACAGGATTTGCGTTTTGTACCATTTACACATTATATTATTCCTTGCCTTAAGCGCTAAATAGGATTTTCGCTGTTTAAAACCCTCCGGGCTCGCCATTCAGGCTTTTCCACGGGCGCCGCGGCCGCCACGGAAGAACCGCCCGGCCCAGAGCAGACTTACCCTGCATCCATCTATCTCCCCTAAAACCCTAAAAACACGACAAGCCCTACTCTGCCTCTCCTCCCCAGAATTgccgcctctcctctcctccaccggAGAGAGAAGCCAAGGAAGGATGCCGCGGATCACTTCGGTGGACAGCCCCGGCTGCCCGCCGCTCCGCGCCATCACCACTGACATCCTCGGCCTCATCAAAGGTACTGCCGCCTTACCCGACTTCGCCGTCTTCCCTCCGCCGCCACCTGCTGCTTACTGTTCCTTCTCCGTTTTAATCCCCGCGCAGTCATCGAGGCCCGCGCTAGACCGGCGGGCATCGCCAAGGTCGTCGAGACGTGGGGCGAACCCGACGCCTCCAGGGCCATCCTCGTCGCTTCACTCGCCGACCGAGCAGTCGACCCCGTCAGTCCCCTCTACCAGCTCAGCTCTCTCTCATGAGCCCTTGGTGAATCACGGTTGCTCATTCCTATAATCACGATTGTCTGTTTTGTTGCGGTTTGCAGGTTTTGGCTGTGGCAAGGAAGAACGGTGTGGTGAGTGACTGCTGCTGCTTCTCAGAGTTGGGATGCTTACCTTGTGTCTCTTTCAGTTGGTTGTTAATTCCAAAGGTTTCTGTATAGGTTGAGTTGCTGAATCCCCTGAATGGTGATGCTCTGGCCGTTGTCAAGTCCTCTAGGACAGAGCAAACTGTCGGAGCTGTGGAAAATGATCCCCTAGTCGCCCTGCACCTCTTCAGAAAACATGCACCAGACTTAACCACGTAATTTTCACATGCTGATAATTTTCCCCATAATAGATATCTTACAACGCGTCTACACCTGTATTAAGTATCCATGTCATTGAAAAGTTCATTGCTCTTGTGCATTTTGGTGATATTGGCCAAATTGTATTTACATATAGTTGCCTGTTGCAGGTTAGGTACATTTCTTGCTTGTACGGAGAAGGGCAAAGCAAGTGTGAGATCTGTTGCAAAAGAAAACACGGCGTCTGACTCGGATGTTGGCCCATCAAGCACTTGGGACGTGTGTAACAAGGGTACATTGCAGTTTTCATCTGTGGATGCTGGTGAAAATTATGCAGTGTTCGGAGGGTGAGTTGACTATAACCTTTAGCATGCGATTATCTAATACTGTATGCTTTAAAAACTGCTGTTGTGCTCCATTCCTTTTATCTACCAGCTTTTCTGTCTGAGATGTGAAAATCATTCAGGAAATTTGTGGTGTTTTAACAGTTATTTCATTCATTTTAGGAATGGTATGGAAGTGAACTTGTGGGATATCACATCTTGTAGTAAGATGTGGTCTGCTAAATCTGTAAGTGCCAATCTGTTTTTTGACTTATTAGCTGATATTGTAGCAAACTTTTATCTGACTAATTTTATTTTGATCTCACAGCCCCGAGCTAACAACGTCGGTATATTTACCAAACCTTGGTTCACTGCTGGAACTTTCCTGTGCAAGGATGATCACCGTAAAATCGTAGCCTGCACAAATAATCATCAGGTACCATATCTCATCACTGTTATGCTAACAGAATTCCAAATTTAATCTTGTATGGAAAAAATTGCTCAATGTTTGTGTTAGAATTTAGCAAATTTAACCAATTCAGCTCTCTGACTGCAAGGCTGCTAGTTGATGGGGTTTTGTTATGATGTCTGTTAAATCTGTGTAGTCCTCTCATAGCTTATAAATAATGGTACCATTTCATTTGCTTAATTGGCGTGTTTCTACTTTCTTTTATGCTAGGCAATGATTAGCTGTGGAtgtttgctactccctccatccatatatatagggcctaatggtTTTTTTTGAGACTGTCTTTGGcgattgataagattaatagtatatgagatgtataatgtgaacattatatcattggaagctcctttcacgtacgaatgtGACGGTattctttgtgtaacttgcatgtcatatattattcctctaacatgtggtcaaaattagccttgaaaaacgcattaggccctatatacatGGATAGAGGGAGTAGGACTATTTGCATCTGTAATATATTATGCTGCACTGACGATGACCGCTCAACTTTACTACCACTAATGATGTTTTCATTTTGTGTTTACCAGGTTCGCTTATATGATACTGCTTCGCAAAGAAGACCTGTTGTTTCAGTTGATTTTAGGGAGTCACCAATCAAGGCAGTTGTAGGGGATCCAGATGGAcatactgtctatattgggacagGAACAGGAGACCTCGCTTCCTTTGACATGAGAACAGGTATGACAAACAGATGGTGTGCAGTATCTTTCAATGGAACCGAGTATTTTTGGAACATGTGCCTTTTCTGTCTAGTGTTAAAGTAGCTTATATTCAGTTTCGGTAACTAGTTTTGATTTTTTAAGGTTTGAATTTCGAGGTACACCACCGGTGTTTTCTTAAACTTCAACCTATGTGTCACAAGTCTACTCCTTTTTAATCATCAGATCCACTTCATGTTTGCTGTTTTGTATAGGCAATAATGGTATGGAGTACCTATATTGGTccgtttctttattttattttgtctaaTCGACAGATAGTTAGTGACATGCTGTTGCAGCTAATGGAAATGGTAGAGTTGAAATATTTATCAGCATTTCTACATGTTGAGTTCGATGTATAACGTTTAACAGATCGGAGATTGCGTAACACTTAGTTTATTATTAAATATAATGACATGGACAAATGATTATGGCTAATAACAACCCAAGGTACAATGTATGCAAGTATAACTTATTTTATAGCGTTGTGATTGGTGTGTACCTTTTTTACAGGAAAACTACTTGGATGCTATGTTGGTAAATGCAGTGGAAGTATTAGATCGATAGTTAGGCATCCGGAGCTGCCTTTGATAGCATCTTGCGGTGAGTAATAAATTTTCATTTATTTCAGATTGATTTATTTTGAATCCAACATATAGTTTTACGTTCCCTCAATTTTGTTGTGCACTTTTTACTTTTTATTAGCTGTCTTTGTTTGTACTTCTTTGAACTAACTCGGGATATTATTTTGGTCTTTGTAGGATTGGACAGCTACTTGCGAATCTGGGATACAAATACAAGGCAGCCACTTTCTGCGGTATGTCTAAAACTAATTTCACAGCATTCAAATTAAGCTTGAAGTTTGTTGTTAATTGATGCTGTTTTTTATTCACATTGCTCTAATTGTTTTCTGGTGCATTTTGACATGAGTGTGTATATAAATGAATTTATTATAGTGAGCAGGAAGATATCATTGACTAGCCAAATATCTTATGACTTAATCTTGGGTTACTCTTTATCACTCCCTCCATATCAAAATAGAAGATGTTTTTTACGCTAAACTAGCCTACAAAAATCTCTTATATTTTGGTACAATGGAAGTACCTAAAAAAACATATATCCTAAAATTGAGTGTGCAAGTTCATTTATACGTCACGGTGTATATGATGGATGATTTTTCGTTTCTATCTTGGCTAGCTTTGTACTCTAGTTAATTGGCCTTTAGTGATTGCGCTACTGGTTATACACCATGGTTCTTCATTTTAAACTCTTCATGATGTAACACATGTTCATTGGTTGGTAACAGGTCTATCTCAAGCAGCACCTCACGACAGTGGTTATTGATTCACATTTCTCAGCTGAAGgttcgtctcctctctctctctctctctctctctctctgcgggGAGTTTCTTATGTATTTTTCAGTAGCTATTCTGTACTAGTATATGGCATGTGCCATGCACGTGGATTTATTTAAAGATTATTGGTGGAAACAATGAAAAAACCTGGATCATATTTGTAAAACGAATTTGTAAGAGAAAGTAATAGCTATTTAGTTACAACACATATTAAGCTTTTACTCTTTTTTTGCGGGAGATATTAAACTTTTACTTTCCTTGTGTTTGTGATCTGATAGCCAGGCAGACCTATGAATTGTATGTGTGCACGTGTATGAACTTTGTTAGATGAAAAAAGAAGCTAATGAATAGGTAGTATTAAGCATCTGATTATTTACTAATTTATGCCTTACTGAGGCATGCACCTTTTCCCCAATCTCTCATCACGTGTAGCAGAAGTACTTGCCTGGTCCTGATGGAATAGCttgctagtagtagtactgtagCCTGTAGGAGCAGTGCAGCACTCTTAGGGGAGCCTGCCAGAGATTTCTAGGTGGCAATGGCCACTGGCTAGTGGGAGAATCATGAACTTTCATGTAGTCTCTCTGTCACGGTGGCAGTCTGGCTGGTGGCAGTCTGGCAGCAATGGATGTGCAACACCGTGAATCCATGCACCGTCAGCTGTTAGATTAGTCTATCCGACAGTCAACGCATGGCCACGCAGCCCTTTATCTAAATCAATTGAGTGTGAGCCGTCAGATTACAAAGATCCAACGGTCTATATCCCTCCCTATTCGTACACTATATaggagtatagatatagatatagattatatGCTCTGTTTTCCGTTGTCGTTGTGGTAAGTTAGATGTGAGAGTGGCCATTGTTGTTGACATTCATGTCATCTCAAATAGTGACTGTTGTAAGGGCAAAGTGCTTCCTTTAGGACTGTACGGACTGTACCATGCTGACTTGTTAAATTTCATTGGATGTGAAACTGATAATATAGTTATGAGATTATTGCTTCTTTTTACTCGAACACTTCTGAGTTCTGACCTGTAATCTTAAAATGGCGTACATCTTAACTGCATCTCG is a window encoding:
- the LOC123044729 gene encoding WD repeat-containing protein 74, whose amino-acid sequence is MPRITSVDSPGCPPLRAITTDILGLIKVIEARARPAGIAKVVETWGEPDASRAILVASLADRAVDPVLAVARKNGVVELLNPLNGDALAVVKSSRTEQTVGAVENDPLVALHLFRKHAPDLTTLGTFLACTEKGKASVRSVAKENTASDSDVGPSSTWDVCNKGTLQFSSVDAGENYAVFGGNGMEVNLWDITSCSKMWSAKSPRANNVGIFTKPWFTAGTFLCKDDHRKIVACTNNHQVRLYDTASQRRPVVSVDFRESPIKAVVGDPDGHTVYIGTGTGDLASFDMRTGKLLGCYVGKCSGSIRSIVRHPELPLIASCGLDSYLRIWDTNTRQPLSAVYLKQHLTTVVIDSHFSAEESEETKSKQSDSSMVAEAAVRREKKKNVLVEEDEEGTQMVDPDDCDAEAVIRKEKKKKKKKTVPEDNEETQLVDPDEGDAETVRKEKKKKNRRVAEDEEGTQMAELNGSDAEMYAPKRIKSESGERSKGMKKKSKKQQVA